CGCGCGCGGCGCGTAGTGGCGCTCCACCATGCCGGGCGCGGGCCGCGGCGCGTCCTCGCGTCCGGGCGACGGCGCGGGCAGCGGCACGTCGCCGAGCACCTCCGCCAGCGCGGCAACCGAGAGGGTGCCCGGGCGCAGCAGCGTCGGGCGCGCGCCCGTGAGGTCCACCACCGTCGACTCGATGCCGACGCTCGCCGCGCCACCGTCGAGGATCAGGTCCACGCGGTCGCCGAGCGCCTTCTGCACGTGCTGCGCGGTGGTGGGGGAGAGCTCGGTGAAGCGGTTCGCGCTCGGCGCCGCGACGGGCAGGGCGGCCGCGCGCAGCAGCGCCAGCGCGACGGGATGCGCCGGCACGCGCACCGCGACCGCGGGCAGGCCGGCGGTGAGCACGTCGGGCACGTGCGCGCGCTTGGGCAGCACGAGCGTCAGGGGGCCGGGCCAGAACGCGCGCGCCAGCCGCGCGGCCGCGTCGGGCCACGCCGTCGTCAGCGCGCGCGCACCGGCGGCGTCGGGGACGTGCGCGATGAGCGGGTTGAAGCTGGGGCGCCCCTTGGCGGCGAAGATGCGCTGCACCGCCGCGGCGTCGAGCGCGTGCGCGCCCAGCCCGTACACCGTCTCGGTGGGGAACGCGACCAGCCCGCCCGCGCGCAGCACGTGCGCGGCCTCGGCGACGAGGGCGGGATCGGGCGTGGACGGCGAGACGGTCAGCAGGCGCATGGGCGGAAGCTACACGCGGCCGGCGGCCCGCCGAAGCGGCGCGTGCTTGACAGGGCGCCGCCTGGCGCCGTATCGCATGCACGCGCTCGACCTCCCGCCACCGACCCTCGCCCGCTCGCCCATGCCCGCCACCATCCTCCGTGCGACCCTCCTGCTGGCGCTCGGGCCCACGCTCGCGCTCGCGCAGACCGCCGCCGCACCGGCGCGGCCGCGGGCGCGCGACCTCGGGATCAGCGCCCTGATCGGCGGCGCGCCCGGTCCGCTGGACGCGATCACCGACGTCGCCGGCGTCGAGGTGGGGCACACGACGCTGATCAGCGGGAGCGGGCGTCTGACGGTGGGGCGCGGGCCGGTGCGCACGGGCGTGACGGTCGTGCATCCGCGCGGCCGCGCGAGCGCGGACCCCGTGTTCGGCGCGTGGTTCACGCTCAACGGCAACGGCGAGATGACCGGCACCACGTGGCTGCAGGAGAGCGGCCTGCTGGAGGGGCCGGTCGCGATCACCAACACGCACAGCGTCGGCGTGGTGCGCGACGCGATCCTGCAGTGGCAGGTGAAGCGCCCGGGGCTCCAGCCGTGGGGCCTGCCCGTGGTGGCGGAGACGTTCGACGGCTTCCTGAACGACATCAACGGCTTCCACGTGAAGCCCGAGCACGCGCTCGCGGCGCTCGACGGCGCGCGCGGCGGCGCGGTGCCGGCCGAGGGGAACGTCGGCGGCGGCACGGGCATGGTCTGCCACGGCTTCAAGGGCGGCATCGGCACCGCGTCGCGGCGGCTGACGCCCGCGCAGGGCGGGTGGACGGTGGGCGTGCTGGTGCAGTGCAACTACGGCGCGCGGCGCGAGCTGCGCGTGGCGGGCGTGCCGGTGGGCGAGGAGATCCCGGACCTGCTGCCGTGCACCGACTCGCCCGACACGACGATCAGCCGCGGATCGCCGCGCTGTGGCGCCGCGCCCGCCACGCCACCGGTGCCGCACGACGACGATGCCGCCGCCGGACAGGGCTCGATCATCATCGTCGTCGCGACGGACGCGCCGCTGCTGCCGCACCAGCTCAAGCGCATCGCCACGCGCGCCTCGCTCGGCGTGGGACGCATGGGTGGCCGCGGCGAGAACAGCTCGGGCGACATCTTCGTCGCCTTCTCGACGGCGAACCCCGGGACGGCCGCCGACACCGGCGTCGCGCGCGTGGGCATGCTGCCGAACGCGCGCATCAACCCGCTGTTCGCGGCGACCGTGCAGGCGACGGAGGAGGCGATCGTCAACGCGCTGCTGGCGGCCGACACGATGACCGGCGCCGACATGCACCGCGTGACCGCGCTGCCGGTGGACCGACTGCTGACGGCCCTGCGGAAGTACGGGCGCGCGCCGGCCGTGCGCTGATCGGGCGGCCGCGAGGGTGGCGGCACCAAGCGTGCTGCTCCGGGGCTGGTGCGTGTCGTATTGCTGGCTCCCCCTCTCCGGAGACCGTCAGATGCCGGCACTCCCGCTCCCGTCCCGCCCGGCGGCCGGCCGCGCGCGGCCGCTCCTGCATGCCGCGTCCATGCTGGCTGCGCTCGTGCTGCTCGGCTCGCCGGGCGCCGCGCGCGCCCAGACCTCGACGTCGAACCTGCGCGGCTACGTCACCGGTGCGGGCGGCATCGCGGTGCCCGAGGTGCAGGTCGTGGCGCGCGACGTCGCCACCAACCAGCAGCGCGGCACGCTCACCAACGCGGCCGGCTTCTACTACATCGGCGGGCTGCGGCCGGGGCGCTACACGGTGACGG
This is a stretch of genomic DNA from Roseisolibacter agri. It encodes these proteins:
- a CDS encoding L-threonylcarbamoyladenylate synthase — protein: MRLLTVSPSTPDPALVAEAAHVLRAGGLVAFPTETVYGLGAHALDAAAVQRIFAAKGRPSFNPLIAHVPDAAGARALTTAWPDAAARLARAFWPGPLTLVLPKRAHVPDVLTAGLPAVAVRVPAHPVALALLRAAALPVAAPSANRFTELSPTTAQHVQKALGDRVDLILDGGAASVGIESTVVDLTGARPTLLRPGTLSVAALAEVLGDVPLPAPSPGREDAPRPAPGMVERHYAPRATVWLFDASARDAMAARLAREAVDARAGALLLSPWDARPAPALPLPMPDDPAAYAQRLYAALHQLDDAGCAVVLVERPPDTPAWQGVRDRIERASR
- a CDS encoding P1 family peptidase, translated to MPATILRATLLLALGPTLALAQTAAAPARPRARDLGISALIGGAPGPLDAITDVAGVEVGHTTLISGSGRLTVGRGPVRTGVTVVHPRGRASADPVFGAWFTLNGNGEMTGTTWLQESGLLEGPVAITNTHSVGVVRDAILQWQVKRPGLQPWGLPVVAETFDGFLNDINGFHVKPEHALAALDGARGGAVPAEGNVGGGTGMVCHGFKGGIGTASRRLTPAQGGWTVGVLVQCNYGARRELRVAGVPVGEEIPDLLPCTDSPDTTISRGSPRCGAAPATPPVPHDDDAAAGQGSIIIVVATDAPLLPHQLKRIATRASLGVGRMGGRGENSSGDIFVAFSTANPGTAADTGVARVGMLPNARINPLFAATVQATEEAIVNALLAADTMTGADMHRVTALPVDRLLTALRKYGRAPAVR